Proteins from a single region of Chanodichthys erythropterus isolate Z2021 chromosome 13, ASM2448905v1, whole genome shotgun sequence:
- the hint2 gene encoding histidine triad nucleotide-binding protein 2, mitochondrial encodes MTARSILLTRQVLPLGHHLRRALPVKSFCSSTRDEVRLAKEASKKYGKPEPTIFSKIIDKTIPADIIYEDDKCLAFRDVNPQAPVHFLVIPRIPISRISEAHDDDAQLLGHLLIVAKNVAKKERLDEGYRVVINDGKNGAQSVYHLHIHVLGGRQMKWPPG; translated from the exons ATGACAGCCCGCAGTATTTTACTAACCCGGCAAGTTTTGCCTCTGGGACATCATTTACGGCGTGCCTTACCTGTGAAG AGCTTCTGCTCTTCCACGCGCGATGAAGTTCGCTTGGCAAAGGAAGCCAGCAAGAAATACGGAAAACCTGAACCCActatattttctaaaataattGACAAAACTATCCCTGCAGATATCATTTATGAAGATGACAAA TGTCTAGCATTCAGAGATGTAAATCCTCAGGCTCCTGTTCATTTCCTGGTTATTCCAAGGATTCCCATTTCCAGGATCAGTGAAGCACATGATGATGATGCACAG CTCCTGGGTCATCTCTTGATAGTGGCCAAAAACGTAGCGAAGAAAGAAAGATTGGATGAAGGGTATAGAGTTG TCATTAATGATGGAAAAAACGGGGCGCAGTCCGTGTATCACCTTCACATTCATGTTCTTGGAGGACGGCAAATGAAATGGCCTCCAGGATAG